The DNA window TCCATGCCATAGCACCTTGTATGATTGGATATTTTATATTTAAAATTTTACATAATTTCGAGTTCATCCTATAAACACCCCTTCAGCCTACTTATTCCATCTAACTACATTTGCTCCCCAAGTAAGACCTCCACCAAAGCCTACCATTACTACTAAATCACCTTTTTTAATTTTACCCGTTCTTGCTGCTTCATCTAATGCAATGGGTACGGATGCAGCTGAAGTATTAGCCACTTTATCTAAGTTCACATGAACTTTTTCTATATCCATTTTTAATTTCTTAGCAGCAGAGTTTATAATTCTTATATTTGCTTGATGTGGTACAAGATAATCAATATCTTCAACGGAGTTACCCGATTTTTCAAGAACCTCTTTTGCAGCTTTCCCCATAATTCTAACTGCAAATTTAAACACTTCACTACCATCCATTTTTACATAATGTAATCTCTCTTTCACAGTTTCAACAGATGCTGGCATCCTTGATCCACCGGCTGGCATAAATAAGAATTTTCCACCTTCTCCATCTGCCCCCATAGTGGCGGAAAGAATACCCATCCCCTCTTCTGTAGGTCCTAACACTGCCGCTCCTGCTCCATCTCCAAATAATATACAAGTACCCCTATCTGTCCAATCTAGAACTTTAGATAATGTTTCAGCACCAATTACTAATACCTTCTCATACATACCTGTAGCAATAAATTGTTGTGCTACTGTCATACCATATAAAAATCCTGAGCAAGCTGCTTCTAAATCAAAAGCTGCAGCATTCTTAGCCCCAATATTTTTTTGAACAATACATGCCGTTGCAGGCAACGCCATATCTGGTGTAAGAGTAGCCACAATGATCAAGTCGAGTTCTTCTGCTGAAACCTTTGCATCTTCCAATGCCCGCAGTGCTGCTTTTGTAGCCAAGTCGGAAGTAGCAGTATTTTCATCTGCAACATATCTTTGTTCAATTCCAGTTCTTTTTACAATCCATTCGTGAGACGTATCCACCATTTTTTCAAGATCATGATTTGTAAGTGCTTTTTCTGGTAAACAACTTCCAGTTCCTAATATTCCTACTGATCTAAGTTTATTCTCCATTATTTTCATCTCCTATTCTGTGTATTTCTCTATTTATTACTTCAATAACTTCTTTTTCTGCAAAAATTTTTGCTTGTTTGATTGCATTTTTTATTGCTTTAGCATTGGAACTCCCATGAGCTTTAATCACAGCACCATTTACACCTAAAAGAGGAGCTCCACCATATTCAGTATAATCAAGATTTTTCTTAAATTCTTTCAAAGACCCTTTTAGGAGCATAGCTCCTATTTTATTCATCATATTTTTTGTAAATACTTCTTTCATCATAGACATAATCGTCATAGCAACGCCCTCTGTAAGCTTTAAAATTACATTTCCTACAAAACCATCACATACAATCACATCTACAATACCATTTGGAAGATCTCGTACTTCTGCATTTCCACAAAAATTCAAGTCTGTTTTTTTGAACAGTTCAAAGGATTCTCTTATGAGCTGTGTCCCCTTCCCCTCTTCTATACCAATATTTGCTAACCCTACAGAAGGATGTTCCTTTTCTAACACCTTTTCTACATATAAAGAACCCATCAATCCAAATTCTAGTAAATTTCTTGGTTTGCATTCAGCATTAGCTCCTGCATCTAATAATAATGAAATTCCTTTTGTTGTAGGATATACTGAGGCAATTGCTGGTCTATCAATTCCTTTAATTCTTCCTAATCTAAATAAACTTCCCGCAAGTAATGCACCTGTATTTCCTGCTGAAATAAAGGCATCTACTTTTCTTTCCTTCAATAAATTTAATCCAACAACCATAGATGAATCTTTCTTCTTTCTTACAGCTTTTACTGGCTTATCATCATTGGTTATAACTTCTGATGTATGCACAATTTGAATTCTATTATGATCAAATTGGTATTTTTTCAATTCTTTTTCTATCAAATCTTTCTGTCCTGTTAAAAAAATCTCTATATCATCTATTTCATTAATTCCCTCAATACAACCTCTTATAATCTCTTTAGGTGCATGATCTCCACCCATTCCATCAACAGCTATTCTCATAATATCCCCCTCTTATTCTTCCTCTATAGATACAAGAATAAACTTCCCTCTAAAAACTTGTTCTTGTTTCACATAAATTTTCACATGAACAAAATATTTATTTCCTCTAATTTTTGCTACTTCCGCTTTTGCTATTAATTTTTCTAAAGCCTTAACAGGGGTTTTATATTTCATATTTGCAACACCTGTTAATGCAACTCTTGCATTAATAACAGCCATGGCTAAAGATTCTGCCATTGAAAAAATATGATGTCCTCTTACAACGCTGGTTCTTTTGAATGCCATTTCTTCTGTTGTCTCAAGCATAGAAATAGCATTTTCATTAAGGTTTAAATCAATCAATTCCCCAATTATTTCTGCTTCCCCTAAACTGGTTACCTTTGAGTAATTTTTCTGAGCAACCTTCTTAATTCTCTGTCTTAGTTCTGGAATTCCTAATTCTAATCTATCTAAACGTATAGTTTGTATACTAACATGAAAATGCTCACTTAATTCTTCATCTGTAACAAAGGGTTCATTTTCAATTTTTTCTAATAACTCTGTCTGTCTAATCTTTTTAGGTATTCTTTTCTTAGGCATTCATTCCACCTCTTTTAGTACTTGAATTTAGTACCTGATACTAACGTTTAGTATATATTATTTTATACTATAAATCAACTATCTTGTTTGTATTTTCTCCTATAAATAAAAAAAATAGTAATGATGAATTCATCATTACTATTTTTTATTACTTAACTTCCATTACCTCTTTGTCATTATAGAAACCGCATTTTTTACATACTCTATGTTGTAATTTTGGTTCATGACATTGTGGACATTCAACGATATTAGGGCTTGTCATTTTTATATTTGACGCTCTTCTTTTATCTCTTCTTGCTTTAGATGTTTTACGCTTAGGTACTGCCATACTTTCCACCTCCTTAAATTATTGTAGCAAATCTTTTAATTTAGCAAGTCTAGGGTCAATCTCATCCTTTTGACAATCACACAACTCTTCATTAAGATTTTTCCCACAGACTGGACATAATCCTTTACAATCTTCATGACAAACTATTTTCATGGGAAGAGCTAAAATCAAAGTATTCTCCATCATTTCTGAAAGTTCAATTTCATCGTTTTTTAAAACAAAATAATCATCCATTTCAGCCTCTGAAGCATTCTCTTCCATGAGTTTTTCATGAACTTCACCAATGATCTTTTGATGAAACTTGTTTAAGCACCTATAACACTGAAATTCCCCTGTACTTTCAACAAAACCGTCAATATATAATTCCCCATTCACATTATATATTTTTCCCTTAAAAATAACAGGAGTAATCAACGATATATTATCACCAAAATAGCTTAGAGTTTCAATTTTTTCTTCTATCTCTAAATCTAATTCTTTTTTCAATCCGTCCTTTAATTCCGCTAAATTAATTTTCATAAGTTTCACCTCATCATATTAACAGAATTAATTATACAAATGGAGCAACTATTTGTCAAGCTAAAATACTTGATAGGTTCTTAATTTCCTAAAGAATAATAAAAAGGTAGGCTGCCCTACCTTTTTAGATTACTTCAATAATGATTGTGTATCTTTTGCAATCATTAATTCTTCATTTGTAGGAATAACAAGAATTTTTACTTTTGAGTCATCTGTACTAACGATTGCATCTTTTCCTCTTACATTATTTTTCTCAGAATCTAGCTTAGCTCCCATAAACTCTAATCCTTTACAGATTTCTTCTCTATTCGAAATAGAATTTTCTCCTAAACCTGCTGTGAATATAATTACATCTACGCCACCCAATTCTGCTGCATAAGAACCAATATA is part of the Crassaminicella profunda genome and encodes:
- the fapR gene encoding transcription factor FapR, yielding MPKKRIPKKIRQTELLEKIENEPFVTDEELSEHFHVSIQTIRLDRLELGIPELRQRIKKVAQKNYSKVTSLGEAEIIGELIDLNLNENAISMLETTEEMAFKRTSVVRGHHIFSMAESLAMAVINARVALTGVANMKYKTPVKALEKLIAKAEVAKIRGNKYFVHVKIYVKQEQVFRGKFILVSIEEE
- a CDS encoding YceD family protein, whose translation is MKINLAELKDGLKKELDLEIEEKIETLSYFGDNISLITPVIFKGKIYNVNGELYIDGFVESTGEFQCYRCLNKFHQKIIGEVHEKLMEENASEAEMDDYFVLKNDEIELSEMMENTLILALPMKIVCHEDCKGLCPVCGKNLNEELCDCQKDEIDPRLAKLKDLLQ
- the rpmF gene encoding 50S ribosomal protein L32, whose amino-acid sequence is MAVPKRKTSKARRDKRRASNIKMTSPNIVECPQCHEPKLQHRVCKKCGFYNDKEVMEVK
- a CDS encoding beta-ketoacyl-ACP synthase III encodes the protein MENKLRSVGILGTGSCLPEKALTNHDLEKMVDTSHEWIVKRTGIEQRYVADENTATSDLATKAALRALEDAKVSAEELDLIIVATLTPDMALPATACIVQKNIGAKNAAAFDLEAACSGFLYGMTVAQQFIATGMYEKVLVIGAETLSKVLDWTDRGTCILFGDGAGAAVLGPTEEGMGILSATMGADGEGGKFLFMPAGGSRMPASVETVKERLHYVKMDGSEVFKFAVRIMGKAAKEVLEKSGNSVEDIDYLVPHQANIRIINSAAKKLKMDIEKVHVNLDKVANTSAASVPIALDEAARTGKIKKGDLVVMVGFGGGLTWGANVVRWNK
- the plsX gene encoding phosphate acyltransferase PlsX, which produces MRIAVDGMGGDHAPKEIIRGCIEGINEIDDIEIFLTGQKDLIEKELKKYQFDHNRIQIVHTSEVITNDDKPVKAVRKKKDSSMVVGLNLLKERKVDAFISAGNTGALLAGSLFRLGRIKGIDRPAIASVYPTTKGISLLLDAGANAECKPRNLLEFGLMGSLYVEKVLEKEHPSVGLANIGIEEGKGTQLIRESFELFKKTDLNFCGNAEVRDLPNGIVDVIVCDGFVGNVILKLTEGVAMTIMSMMKEVFTKNMMNKIGAMLLKGSLKEFKKNLDYTEYGGAPLLGVNGAVIKAHGSSNAKAIKNAIKQAKIFAEKEVIEVINREIHRIGDENNGE